Proteins encoded by one window of Arachis hypogaea cultivar Tifrunner chromosome 1, arahy.Tifrunner.gnm2.J5K5, whole genome shotgun sequence:
- the LOC112801016 gene encoding transcription factor NAI1 isoform X1, whose protein sequence is MESSSPSWLHDLQEMEDDYNNFFPKEYRMNNSIDDYDEDLFFAHDMGNSIMFESPSNNNNYSSVDETSFDDERPSKFLKTSTNTDNNSYYSSLSPNFSSLSSSSITSFQPQILCFDNSNSSLNNNDNTTQLYDLDYTTLNTETKLKEVENGSSKNQNLVTKSSSKGSKRSPSNAQDHIIAERKRREKISQSFIALAALVPGLKKIDKVTVLENAIKYVKDLKIRLTTLEQENNEKIKEIVEEPSVIVLNKRSPHDNESDDESVIVDNTSNHDSSSLLHHVEARVSGQHVLIRIQCQKHKGILVKLLSEIQGHNLLVLNSSALPFGDSVLDITIITRMGEGYNLTVKELVKSIRVETLKFILS, encoded by the exons ATGGAATCGTCATCACCTAGCTGGTTACATGATCTG CAGGAAATGGAAGATGATTACAACAATTTCTTTCCGAAAGAGTACAGGATGAACAACTCGATTGATGATTATGATGAAGATTTATTTTTCGCACATGACATGGGGAATTCAATAATGTTCGAGTCAccaagcaataataataattactcttCCGTTGATGAAACTAGTTTTGATGATGAGAGGCCTTCTAAGTTTCTCAAAACAAGTACCAATACTGATAATAATTCTTATTATTCATCATTATCACCAAATTTTTCTTCcctctcatcatcatcaataacATCATTTCAGCCACAAATTCTGTGCTTTGACAACTCAAACTCCTCTctcaataataatgataataccaCCCAGCTTTATGATTTAGATTATACAACCTTGAACACAGAGACAAAACTAAAAGAGGTGGAAAATGGGTCATCAAAAAATCAAAACCTGGTCACAAAATCCTCATCAAAGGGTTCTAAGAGATCACCATCTAACGCTCAGGATCATATCATagctgagaggaagagaagagagaagatcaGCCAGAGTTTCATTGCTCTTGCAGCTCTTGTTCCTGGCCTCAAgaag ATAGACAAAGTTACTGTGTTAGAGAATGCAATCAAGTACGTGAAGGATCTCAAAATTCGTCTTACAACACTAGAAcaagaaaataatgaaaaaataaaggaaatagtAGAAGAGCCTTCTGTGATTGTTCTTAACAAAAGGTCACCACATGATAATGAGAGTGACGATGAGAGCGTTATTGTTGATAATACTTCTAATCATGATTCTTCTTCACTTCTCCATCATGTGGAAGCAAGAGTATCAGGgcaacatgttttgattcggattCAGTGTCAAAAGCATAAGGGTATTTTGGTCAAATTACTTTCTGAGATTCAAGGACATAACCTGCTTGTTTTAAATAGTAGTGCGTTGCCTTTTGGAGATTCGGTTCTTGATATAACTATCATTACTCGG ATGGGCGAAGGGTACAATTTGACCGTTAAGGAACTTGTCAAGAGCATACGCGTGGAAACATTGAAGTTCATCTTGTCATAA
- the LOC112801016 gene encoding transcription factor NAI1 isoform X2, producing the protein MESSSPSWLHDLEMEDDYNNFFPKEYRMNNSIDDYDEDLFFAHDMGNSIMFESPSNNNNYSSVDETSFDDERPSKFLKTSTNTDNNSYYSSLSPNFSSLSSSSITSFQPQILCFDNSNSSLNNNDNTTQLYDLDYTTLNTETKLKEVENGSSKNQNLVTKSSSKGSKRSPSNAQDHIIAERKRREKISQSFIALAALVPGLKKIDKVTVLENAIKYVKDLKIRLTTLEQENNEKIKEIVEEPSVIVLNKRSPHDNESDDESVIVDNTSNHDSSSLLHHVEARVSGQHVLIRIQCQKHKGILVKLLSEIQGHNLLVLNSSALPFGDSVLDITIITRMGEGYNLTVKELVKSIRVETLKFILS; encoded by the exons ATGGAATCGTCATCACCTAGCTGGTTACATGATCTG GAAATGGAAGATGATTACAACAATTTCTTTCCGAAAGAGTACAGGATGAACAACTCGATTGATGATTATGATGAAGATTTATTTTTCGCACATGACATGGGGAATTCAATAATGTTCGAGTCAccaagcaataataataattactcttCCGTTGATGAAACTAGTTTTGATGATGAGAGGCCTTCTAAGTTTCTCAAAACAAGTACCAATACTGATAATAATTCTTATTATTCATCATTATCACCAAATTTTTCTTCcctctcatcatcatcaataacATCATTTCAGCCACAAATTCTGTGCTTTGACAACTCAAACTCCTCTctcaataataatgataataccaCCCAGCTTTATGATTTAGATTATACAACCTTGAACACAGAGACAAAACTAAAAGAGGTGGAAAATGGGTCATCAAAAAATCAAAACCTGGTCACAAAATCCTCATCAAAGGGTTCTAAGAGATCACCATCTAACGCTCAGGATCATATCATagctgagaggaagagaagagagaagatcaGCCAGAGTTTCATTGCTCTTGCAGCTCTTGTTCCTGGCCTCAAgaag ATAGACAAAGTTACTGTGTTAGAGAATGCAATCAAGTACGTGAAGGATCTCAAAATTCGTCTTACAACACTAGAAcaagaaaataatgaaaaaataaaggaaatagtAGAAGAGCCTTCTGTGATTGTTCTTAACAAAAGGTCACCACATGATAATGAGAGTGACGATGAGAGCGTTATTGTTGATAATACTTCTAATCATGATTCTTCTTCACTTCTCCATCATGTGGAAGCAAGAGTATCAGGgcaacatgttttgattcggattCAGTGTCAAAAGCATAAGGGTATTTTGGTCAAATTACTTTCTGAGATTCAAGGACATAACCTGCTTGTTTTAAATAGTAGTGCGTTGCCTTTTGGAGATTCGGTTCTTGATATAACTATCATTACTCGG ATGGGCGAAGGGTACAATTTGACCGTTAAGGAACTTGTCAAGAGCATACGCGTGGAAACATTGAAGTTCATCTTGTCATAA